A genomic window from Tolypothrix sp. PCC 7910 includes:
- a CDS encoding glycosyltransferase family 39 protein has protein sequence MNMKLSLPHTVGQWCKNILTRPALAVTVSVLWLIVIGWIAYGWNLGNIGLVDETEPLFAEASRQMFVTGDWITPFFNAQTRFDKPALIYWCQAIAYGILGVNEWAARIPSALAAMGTVALAFYTVHWSLARKDELEQVSRPVRRYLTAGLAATVMALTPEMIAWGRIGVSDMLLTGCIASALLCFFLGYAQNSQFPSNKWYWACYVLVAGAILTKGPVGIVLPAIIIGAFVIYQGNLVEVWRQMRPLVGLLIILGLSVPWYALVIWRNGWNYINSFFGYHNIERFTEVVNGHSAPWYFYFLVVLLGFAPYSVYLPAAMIRLQFWQRSHWRSQARSQQLGLFACIWFLGVFGFFTIAVTKLPSYVLPLMPAAAILVALLWSDLIPEPEADNHKSVIASKSFVWSSWVNVIFLSAIAAALFHVAQLVGNDPAAPELYQSMQQMGLPAMGGMIWLLVAIIIAAFTLTRRWQWIITANLLGFVLFFIVVLMPALFVMDQQRQQPLRELSAIAAQVEQPKEELIMLGFKKPSVVFYSHKTVNYISSAPEVVDYIHKQNAQPAKLNSLLLLAEKDRFLAMDLQPEEYKHIASKGAYYLVRVPVKKIKKQKLDISYSVPTNTIQNSKLSQ, from the coding sequence ATGAACATGAAATTGAGCCTTCCCCACACTGTTGGCCAGTGGTGCAAAAATATACTTACGCGTCCAGCGCTGGCTGTGACTGTATCGGTTCTGTGGTTAATTGTGATTGGTTGGATAGCTTATGGTTGGAATTTAGGCAACATTGGCTTAGTTGATGAAACAGAACCACTGTTTGCCGAGGCTTCCCGTCAAATGTTCGTTACAGGAGATTGGATCACTCCCTTCTTTAATGCCCAGACACGCTTTGATAAACCAGCGTTAATTTATTGGTGTCAAGCGATCGCTTATGGCATTTTGGGTGTGAATGAATGGGCGGCGCGAATCCCATCAGCACTGGCGGCTATGGGGACAGTTGCTTTAGCTTTTTACACAGTACATTGGTCACTAGCTAGAAAAGACGAGTTAGAACAAGTTTCCCGCCCTGTTCGCCGTTACTTAACCGCTGGTTTGGCTGCAACTGTAATGGCACTAACTCCAGAAATGATCGCCTGGGGACGTATCGGTGTCTCAGATATGCTGCTGACTGGGTGTATTGCATCAGCTTTGCTGTGCTTCTTTTTGGGTTACGCACAGAATTCACAATTCCCCAGTAATAAATGGTACTGGGCTTGTTATGTGCTAGTTGCTGGGGCGATTTTAACTAAAGGCCCAGTAGGAATTGTATTACCAGCAATAATTATCGGTGCGTTTGTTATTTACCAAGGCAACTTAGTAGAAGTATGGCGGCAAATGCGTCCCCTAGTGGGGTTGCTAATTATTTTAGGGTTATCAGTTCCCTGGTATGCGCTAGTGATTTGGCGTAATGGGTGGAATTATATTAATTCTTTCTTTGGTTATCACAATATAGAACGCTTTACAGAAGTAGTTAATGGACATTCAGCACCCTGGTATTTTTACTTTTTAGTTGTGCTATTAGGCTTTGCTCCATACTCAGTCTACTTACCCGCCGCAATGATTCGACTGCAGTTTTGGCAGCGATCGCACTGGCGTTCTCAAGCACGTTCTCAGCAATTAGGTTTATTCGCTTGCATTTGGTTTCTAGGGGTTTTTGGCTTTTTCACCATAGCCGTTACCAAACTTCCTAGCTATGTATTACCCTTAATGCCAGCTGCAGCTATTCTGGTTGCACTATTATGGAGTGACTTGATCCCAGAACCCGAAGCCGACAATCATAAATCTGTCATCGCTTCCAAATCTTTTGTATGGAGTAGCTGGGTAAATGTCATCTTTTTATCTGCGATCGCCGCAGCATTATTTCACGTCGCCCAGTTAGTAGGTAACGATCCCGCAGCGCCTGAGTTGTATCAGTCAATGCAACAGATGGGTTTACCAGCGATGGGCGGTATGATTTGGCTATTGGTGGCCATAATCATTGCAGCGTTTACCCTCACTCGCCGTTGGCAATGGATTATCACTGCTAACTTGTTAGGGTTTGTACTATTTTTTATAGTTGTTTTAATGCCTGCTTTGTTTGTCATGGATCAGCAGCGTCAGCAACCTTTACGAGAATTATCTGCGATCGCCGCCCAGGTAGAACAACCAAAAGAAGAATTAATTATGCTGGGTTTCAAAAAGCCCAGTGTGGTGTTTTACAGCCATAAAACAGTCAATTACATTTCATCTGCACCAGAAGTTGTAGACTATATTCACAAACAAAATGCTCAACCAGCCAAGCTTAATTCTTTGCTACTGTTAGCTGAAAAAGACAGATTTTTAGCAATGGACTTGCAACCTGAAGAATACAAGCATATTGCTAGTAAAGGTGCTTATTATTTGGTGAGAGTTCCTGTCAAGAAAATAAAAAAACAAAAACTTGATATCTCTTATTCTGTGCCTACTAACACCATTCAAAATTCAAAGCTTAGTCAATAA
- a CDS encoding glycerate kinase, whose translation MTNDKSFGITAENVDEVIQRRSQLLKSIEPAFNQFCQTTLQVEPQAMLHTLWELWLPLAIKIASQRQKLGHPLIQGILGVQGTGKTTMSQALTLILQELGYHTVTLSLDDLYKTYSDRLVLSQQDPRLIWRGPPGTHDIDIGLNLLDQIHQSQSPVVIPRFDKSAYGGAGDRTTPEVAANVDILLFEGWFVGVRPVNPQVFDHAPAPIFTDADRTFARDMNRQLENYLPLWQRLDSLIVLYPTDYRSSLVWRKQAEQQMIASGKSGMSEQQIEEFVHYFWRSLHPELFIKPLVNSPQWVDLVIEINSDRSFGNIYSYYRES comes from the coding sequence ATGACAAATGACAAATCTTTTGGAATTACGGCAGAAAATGTGGATGAGGTGATTCAAAGGCGATCGCAGTTACTCAAATCTATCGAACCAGCTTTTAACCAGTTTTGCCAAACAACGCTGCAAGTGGAACCCCAGGCGATGTTACATACCCTGTGGGAGTTATGGTTACCTTTAGCAATCAAAATTGCATCCCAGCGTCAAAAGTTGGGACATCCCTTAATTCAAGGAATTTTGGGTGTACAAGGAACTGGTAAAACTACTATGTCCCAAGCGCTGACTTTGATTCTTCAGGAGTTGGGATATCACACTGTCACTTTATCTTTGGATGACTTATACAAAACCTATAGCGATCGCTTAGTTTTATCACAACAAGACCCCCGTTTAATTTGGCGCGGCCCGCCAGGAACTCACGATATTGATATAGGCTTAAATTTACTCGACCAGATTCACCAGTCACAAAGTCCAGTTGTGATCCCCCGGTTTGATAAATCTGCTTACGGTGGTGCAGGCGATCGCACTACTCCAGAAGTCGCCGCAAATGTGGATATTTTGCTCTTTGAAGGGTGGTTTGTGGGAGTAAGGCCAGTTAATCCCCAAGTCTTTGATCATGCACCAGCGCCCATTTTTACCGATGCAGATCGGACATTTGCTAGGGATATGAATCGTCAGTTAGAGAATTATCTCCCACTTTGGCAGCGATTGGATAGTTTAATAGTTTTATACCCTACTGATTATCGCTCATCCTTAGTATGGCGCAAACAAGCAGAACAACAGATGATTGCATCTGGTAAATCAGGAATGAGCGAACAACAGATAGAAGAATTTGTACATTATTTTTGGCGATCGCTGCACCCGGAATTATTCATCAAACCCTTGGTGAACTCTCCGCAATGGGTTGATTTGGTGATTGAAATCAATAGCGATCGCAGTTTTGGCAATATCTACAGCTATTACAGAGAAAGTTAA
- a CDS encoding peptidoglycan-binding domain-containing protein, which translates to MQLPEILSADKTIPLESIAQDSDLSKDIQINLIRLGLLDPPADGKFGRFSTKALTDFQSLLKISETGLGKQTAEALIEKKEAIPLKLGNDFASRIIKYMQKQKYFIAVGKQQYNIVYIEGVNANGQLNSDTFNQWNDRRIVIEIASGTPQIVGNWLATTEPGDYYTKNPPNPKGVARIAFGQYNAWRVGYHYGTTGVETHEALEQCGTIKVHRDRNKDGFRTGDPIDIGADFFINQHWGYDKTLVGTASAGCLVGQSREEHKDFMQLIKQDRRYKLDPKYVYWTAVIPGDDLVKNFPG; encoded by the coding sequence ATGCAACTACCTGAAATTCTGTCTGCCGACAAAACAATTCCACTCGAGAGTATTGCACAAGACTCTGACCTAAGCAAAGACATCCAAATTAACTTAATTCGCTTAGGGTTACTTGACCCACCTGCAGACGGCAAATTTGGCAGATTTTCCACTAAAGCACTTACAGATTTTCAATCTCTGTTGAAGATTTCCGAAACAGGATTAGGCAAACAAACCGCTGAAGCTTTAATTGAGAAAAAAGAGGCTATTCCTTTAAAATTAGGCAATGATTTTGCTAGCCGCATTATTAAGTATATGCAAAAGCAAAAATACTTTATTGCCGTAGGAAAGCAACAATATAATATTGTTTATATCGAAGGAGTAAACGCTAACGGTCAACTCAACAGTGATACCTTTAATCAATGGAACGACAGACGTATTGTCATTGAAATAGCTTCAGGAACACCACAAATTGTAGGGAACTGGTTAGCAACAACAGAACCAGGCGATTATTATACAAAAAATCCTCCCAACCCTAAAGGTGTTGCACGCATTGCCTTTGGACAATATAATGCTTGGCGAGTTGGCTATCATTATGGCACTACAGGAGTAGAGACACACGAAGCCCTAGAGCAATGTGGGACAATTAAAGTACACCGCGATCGCAACAAAGATGGATTCCGTACTGGTGATCCCATAGATATAGGGGCTGATTTCTTTATCAATCAACATTGGGGTTATGATAAGACCTTAGTAGGTACAGCTAGCGCTGGTTGCTTAGTAGGTCAGTCTCGCGAAGAACATAAAGATTTCATGCAATTAATTAAGCAAGACCGTCGCTATAAATTAGATCCCAAATATGTCTATTGGACGGCTGTAATTCCTGGTGATGATTTAGTGAAAAATTTCCCCGGCTAA
- the petL gene encoding cytochrome b6-f complex subunit PetL — protein MLGVVSYIGFLAVFTGIAVGLLFGLRSAKIL, from the coding sequence ATGCTTGGAGTTGTATCTTATATCGGTTTCTTGGCTGTGTTCACTGGTATTGCTGTTGGGCTGTTGTTCGGTCTGCGTTCAGCCAAGATACTATAA
- the corA gene encoding magnesium/cobalt transporter CorA: MINKIRRSHHANKESFMRDFFHQPGNVPGTLVIDENAYYPEIILIDYNLNNYTKQEISTPEECIPFLDGNSVSWVDVRGLGNIDILQRVGQVFDLHPLVLEDVVNMAERPKTEEYEDQLLIIARMVVPRENAFGFYSEQVSLVLGKTYLLTVQEEPEHDCFDAVRSRIEKSKGIIRKSGADYLTYALLDAIIDGFFPVLERYGEQIEDLEEEVITKPTQKTLQKIYKIKRELLQLRRAIWPQRDVISSLMRDSGENISDEVRIYLRDCYDHAVQVIDMVETYRELTSGLMDVYLSAVSNKMNEIMKILTVVSSIFIPLTFVAGIYGMNFNTEKSPYNMPELNWYWGYPLCLAVMAAIAGGLLFFFWRRGWLERSLTIKQD, encoded by the coding sequence ATGATCAACAAAATTCGTCGCAGTCATCATGCCAATAAAGAGTCATTTATGCGTGATTTTTTTCACCAGCCAGGCAATGTACCTGGAACTCTCGTAATTGATGAAAATGCTTATTATCCAGAAATAATTTTAATTGATTACAACTTAAATAATTATACAAAACAAGAAATATCTACCCCAGAAGAATGTATACCATTTTTGGATGGAAACTCTGTTTCTTGGGTCGATGTTAGAGGGTTAGGAAATATCGATATTTTACAAAGAGTTGGTCAAGTATTTGATTTACATCCTCTAGTTCTAGAAGATGTCGTGAATATGGCAGAGCGTCCCAAAACAGAAGAATATGAAGACCAATTATTAATAATTGCGCGGATGGTAGTACCAAGGGAAAATGCATTTGGATTTTACAGCGAGCAAGTGAGTTTAGTATTAGGAAAAACCTATTTACTCACAGTCCAAGAAGAACCAGAACATGATTGCTTTGATGCTGTGCGATCGCGCATTGAAAAATCGAAAGGAATTATCCGCAAATCAGGAGCAGATTATTTAACTTATGCCCTATTAGATGCAATTATTGATGGCTTTTTTCCTGTATTAGAGCGCTACGGCGAGCAAATAGAAGATTTAGAAGAAGAAGTAATTACTAAACCCACTCAGAAAACACTCCAGAAGATTTACAAAATTAAGCGAGAATTACTGCAACTCCGTCGTGCCATTTGGCCCCAGCGTGATGTAATTAGTTCTCTGATGCGTGATAGCGGAGAAAACATCAGTGATGAGGTGCGAATCTATCTGAGAGATTGTTATGACCACGCAGTACAAGTAATTGACATGGTAGAAACCTACCGGGAACTGACTTCAGGATTAATGGATGTTTACCTGTCGGCAGTGAGTAACAAAATGAATGAAATCATGAAAATATTGACAGTGGTTTCCTCTATTTTTATTCCCTTAACTTTTGTAGCAGGAATTTACGGCATGAACTTCAATACGGAAAAATCACCATATAATATGCCTGAACTGAATTGGTATTGGGGGTATCCACTGTGCTTGGCTGTGATGGCTGCGATCGCAGGCGGATTACTTTTCTTTTTCTGGCGGCGAGGCTGGCTAGAAAGGTCTTTAACGATTAAGCAAGACTAA
- a CDS encoding DUF565 domain-containing protein — MQNTRINNLVDATARQIGLWFVNPWRRLSLLIICFLFGFFLGSAISTSAGQKAELDIWVAAVLVVLTEVSSRIFYSSNFFSRRSLWVEALNFLKVGFTYSLFLEAFKLGS, encoded by the coding sequence ATGCAAAATACTCGTATAAATAATTTAGTTGATGCTACTGCCAGGCAAATAGGGCTATGGTTTGTTAACCCTTGGCGGCGATTATCGCTACTAATAATTTGTTTTCTGTTTGGTTTCTTTCTCGGATCGGCAATTTCTACCAGTGCGGGACAAAAGGCAGAATTGGATATTTGGGTAGCAGCGGTTTTAGTTGTACTGACAGAAGTGAGTAGCAGAATCTTCTACAGTAGTAACTTTTTCTCGAGGCGATCGCTATGGGTGGAAGCACTAAACTTTCTCAAAGTAGGTTTTACCTACAGCCTGTTTCTGGAAGCATTCAAGCTGGGGTCGTGA
- a CDS encoding YdiU family protein, whose protein sequence is MTLAETTNQTNSRNPFVHLKYEPALESLGNDYYDEVAAAEFPQHILRWRNDEVLPNLGLNPQTVTDEDFINAFGKFQERQPLLALRYHGYQFGEYNSGLGDGRGFLYGQVRGIDGELYDFGTKGSGRTPYSRGGDGMLTLKGGVREVLAAEALHSLGVRTSRCLTMIETGLSLWRGDEPSPTRSSVMVRMSRSHIRFGTFERSHYLRRPDLTQKLLDHVIEQYYHHLAAEPDKYALFYAELVKRVAELVAQWMAAGFCHAVLNTDNMSITGESFDYGPYAFIPTYDPYFTAAYFDYYRRYCYGHQPSICRLNLEMLQEPLKAIIDKADLDAGLAKFEEYYYAKYRSLMLKKLGFEQLQVPEVDDLLDLTIEFLQTSQVGYHQFFYEIARTFSIKWRNDPAFVLHDSDIAPASGASAIFDNWCLLYHKILNNFAPEQIDVIAATLSAANPKTALLRPVIESIWEPIAQEDNWQPFYELVQKLQSRS, encoded by the coding sequence ATGACTCTGGCTGAAACTACCAACCAAACAAATTCTCGCAACCCTTTTGTTCACCTCAAATACGAACCCGCCTTAGAATCTCTAGGGAACGACTACTACGACGAAGTAGCAGCAGCAGAATTTCCGCAACATATCCTGCGCTGGCGTAATGACGAAGTTTTACCCAATTTGGGGTTAAATCCCCAAACGGTCACCGATGAAGACTTTATCAACGCCTTTGGTAAATTTCAAGAACGTCAACCATTATTGGCGTTGCGTTATCACGGCTATCAATTTGGTGAATATAATTCTGGCTTGGGTGATGGTAGAGGCTTTCTCTACGGACAAGTGCGGGGTATAGATGGCGAATTGTACGATTTTGGCACTAAAGGTTCTGGTAGAACTCCATACTCTCGTGGCGGCGATGGGATGTTGACACTCAAAGGCGGAGTGCGGGAAGTTTTGGCTGCGGAGGCTTTACATTCTTTGGGTGTACGCACCTCTCGCTGTTTAACCATGATTGAAACTGGTTTATCTTTGTGGCGGGGTGATGAACCTTCACCGACTCGTTCATCTGTAATGGTGAGAATGAGCCGTTCTCATATTCGGTTTGGCACTTTTGAGCGATCGCATTATCTGCGTCGTCCAGATTTAACTCAAAAATTATTAGACCATGTAATTGAGCAATATTATCACCACTTAGCTGCAGAACCAGATAAATATGCTTTGTTTTATGCAGAATTAGTTAAAAGAGTTGCAGAACTTGTAGCGCAATGGATGGCGGCGGGTTTTTGCCATGCAGTCCTGAATACTGACAATATGTCAATTACCGGGGAAAGCTTCGACTATGGCCCCTATGCCTTTATACCTACTTACGATCCCTATTTTACTGCGGCTTATTTTGATTATTATCGACGTTATTGTTATGGACATCAGCCGAGTATTTGTAGATTGAATCTAGAAATGCTCCAGGAACCATTGAAAGCCATAATCGATAAAGCTGATTTAGACGCTGGTTTAGCAAAATTTGAAGAATATTATTATGCTAAATATCGCTCCTTAATGTTGAAAAAATTAGGTTTTGAGCAGTTGCAAGTTCCAGAAGTTGATGATTTGTTGGATCTGACAATTGAATTTTTGCAAACTAGCCAAGTCGGATATCATCAATTTTTCTATGAAATTGCTCGTACTTTTTCGATAAAATGGCGTAACGATCCCGCTTTTGTTTTACATGATTCCGATATTGCTCCAGCTAGCGGAGCATCAGCGATTTTTGATAACTGGTGTCTTTTGTACCATAAAATTTTAAATAATTTTGCTCCTGAACAAATAGATGTAATCGCGGCAACTCTATCTGCTGCTAATCCAAAAACTGCCTTGTTAAGACCAGTAATTGAATCTATTTGGGAACCAATCGCACAGGAAGATAATTGGCAACCCTTTTATGAATTAGTTCAAAAGCTGCAATCCAGAAGTTGA
- the bioB gene encoding biotin synthase BioB has translation MSVGRIRYDWQEAEIEAIYNMPLLELIYQAASVHRQYHNPKQIQVCKLISIKTGGCPEDCNYCAQSSRYKTEVKAEALLEKETVVSIAQKAKETGVSRVCMGAAWREVKDNSQFETVLEMVQEVTSMGLEVCCTLGMLTADQAKRLEAAGLYAYNHNLDTSREHYSTIITTRTYDERLNTIENVRQTNVTVCSGGILGLGETASDRIAMLHTLANLSPHPESVPINILSQVPGTPLENQPDVPIWDIVRMIATARIVMPASDVRLSAGRARLSEVEQAFCFMAGANSIFSSDDNKMLTVTTPCPDYDSDREMLNLLGLEMRPPATREVKVSTPATVG, from the coding sequence ATGTCGGTGGGAAGAATACGCTACGATTGGCAGGAAGCAGAAATTGAGGCGATATATAATATGCCATTGCTAGAGCTTATTTATCAAGCTGCTAGTGTACATCGCCAATATCATAATCCCAAACAAATTCAAGTCTGTAAGCTAATCTCTATAAAAACTGGGGGTTGTCCAGAAGATTGCAACTATTGCGCCCAATCTTCCCGCTACAAAACAGAGGTAAAAGCAGAAGCACTTTTAGAAAAAGAAACTGTAGTTAGCATTGCCCAAAAAGCTAAGGAAACGGGTGTTAGCCGGGTTTGCATGGGTGCAGCTTGGCGTGAGGTAAAGGATAATTCCCAATTTGAAACAGTGCTAGAAATGGTGCAAGAAGTCACCTCGATGGGTTTAGAAGTCTGTTGTACCTTAGGTATGCTAACGGCGGATCAAGCCAAGCGTTTAGAAGCAGCGGGACTCTATGCTTATAACCATAATTTAGATACTTCACGGGAACATTACAGCACCATCATCACCACCAGGACTTACGACGAGCGCCTGAATACGATTGAAAATGTTCGCCAGACTAATGTTACCGTATGTTCCGGCGGCATACTCGGCTTAGGTGAAACTGCGAGCGATCGCATCGCCATGTTACATACCTTGGCAAACCTCAGCCCTCATCCCGAATCTGTACCAATTAATATTCTCTCCCAAGTCCCAGGCACACCCTTAGAAAATCAGCCTGATGTTCCTATCTGGGATATAGTGCGGATGATTGCGACAGCACGTATTGTTATGCCAGCTTCAGATGTGCGTCTCAGCGCTGGTAGGGCGAGACTTTCCGAAGTAGAACAAGCTTTCTGCTTTATGGCTGGAGCTAATTCTATCTTTTCCAGCGATGACAACAAAATGCTGACAGTGACAACACCATGTCCAGATTACGATAGCGATCGCGAAATGCTCAACCTGCTGGGCTTAGAAATGCGTCCTCCCGCCACCAGAGAAGTTAAGGTCTCAACTCCTGCGACTGTCGGATAA
- a CDS encoding GNAT family N-acetyltransferase gives MKSELPLITSDRLLLRIGIQQDIPQILKYFTTNKNYLTPYYPKWADDFFTIKYWQYQVEGNLLEFINGHSLKLFIYPKTSLTEIIGTINFTNFVRGAAHFCYVGYSLAEDEQGKGYMTEGLKAATNYVFQELNMHRIMANYMPHNQRSGNVLKKLGFIVEGYARDYLLINGKWQDHIMTSLTNPHWEMPKS, from the coding sequence ATGAAATCAGAACTGCCATTGATAACGAGCGATCGCCTGTTATTAAGAATCGGTATTCAACAGGATATACCGCAAATACTCAAATATTTTACTACGAATAAAAATTATCTTACGCCATATTACCCCAAATGGGCTGACGATTTTTTTACAATCAAATACTGGCAATATCAGGTTGAAGGTAATTTACTAGAATTTATTAATGGACACTCATTAAAACTATTTATTTATCCCAAAACCAGCCTGACGGAAATTATTGGCACAATTAACTTTACTAATTTTGTCAGAGGTGCTGCTCATTTTTGCTATGTCGGTTATAGCCTAGCAGAAGATGAACAAGGTAAAGGCTATATGACAGAAGGATTAAAGGCAGCTACCAACTATGTCTTTCAAGAATTAAATATGCACCGTATCATGGCAAATTATATGCCACATAACCAACGTAGCGGCAATGTTCTTAAAAAGCTGGGGTTTATTGTTGAAGGGTATGCCAGGGACTATTTATTAATTAATGGAAAATGGCAAGATCATATTATGACAAGTCTGACAAATCCTCACTGGGAAATGCCCAAATCTTAG